A genomic region of Saimiri boliviensis isolate mSaiBol1 chromosome 20, mSaiBol1.pri, whole genome shotgun sequence contains the following coding sequences:
- the N4BP3 gene encoding NEDD4-binding protein 3, translated as MATAPGPAGIAMGSVGSLLERQDFSPEELRAALAGSRGSRQPDGLLRKGLGQRELFSYLHLPKKDGKSAKRAPRNEPADYATLYYREHPRGADFSKTSLPERGRFDKCRIRPSVFKPSAGNGKGFLSMQSLAAHKGQKLWRSNGSLHTLACHPPLSPGPRASQARAQLLHALSLDEGGPEPEPSLSDSSSGGSFGRSPGTGPSPFSSSLGHINHLGGSLDRASRGPKEAGPPAMLSCLPEPPPPYEFSCPSAEEMGAVLPETCEELKRGLGDEVDPNPFTQVLEERQRLWLAELKRLYVERLHEVTQKAERSERNLQLQLFMAQQEQRRLRKELRAQQGLAPEPRAPGTLPEADPSARPEEEARWEVCQKTAEISLLKQQLREAQAELAQKLAEIFSLKTQLRGSRAQAQAQDAELARLREAVRSLQEQAPREEAPGSCETDDCKSRGLLGEAGGSEARDSAEQLRAELLQERLRGQEQALRFEQERRTWQEEKERVLRYQREIQGGYMDMYRRNQALEQELRALREPPTPWSPRLESSKI; from the exons ATGGCCACAGCCCCAGGCCCTGCTGGCATTGCCATGGGCAGCGTGGGCAGCCTGTTGGAACGGCAGGACTTCTCCCCTGAAGAGCTGCGGGCAGCACTCGCCGGGTCCCGGGGCTCCCGCCAGCCTGATGGCCTCCTCCGGAAGGGCTTGGGCCAGCGTGAGCTCTTCAGCTACCTGCACCTCCCCAAGAAGGACGGCAAGAGCGCCAAGCGGGCCCCTCGGAACGAGCCTGCCGACTATGCCACCCTCTACTACCGGGAACATCCTCGGGGGGCTGACTTCAGCAAGACTTCGCTGCCGGAGCGGGGTCGCTTTGACAAG TGCCGCATCCGCCCCTCTGTGTTCAAGCCTTCGGCGGGCAACGGGAAGGGCTTCCTGTCTATGCAGAGCCTGGCAGCCCACAAAGGCCAGAAGCTGTGGCGGAGCAACGGCAGCCTGCACACGCTGGCCTGCCACCCACCCCTGAGTCCTGGCCCCCGTGCCAGCCAGGCCCGGGCGCAGCTGCTGCATGCCCTCAGCCTAGACGAGGGCGGCCCAGAGCCCGAGCCCAGCCTGTCTGACTCCTCCAGCGGGGGTAGTTTCGGCCGCAGTCCTGGTACCGGCCCTAGCCCCTTCAGCTCCTCCCTTGGCCACATTAACCACCTCGGGGGCTCCCTGGACCGGGCCTCTCGAGGACCCAAGGAGGCTGGGCCACCAGCTATGCTGAGCTGCCTGCCCGAGCCACCACCCCCCTACGAGTTCTCCTGCCCCTCTGCTGAGGAGATGGGAGCCGTGCTGCCTGAGACCTGCGAGGAGCTCAAGAGGGGACTCGGCGATGAGGTCGACCCCAACCCCTTCACGCAG GTGCTGGAGGAACGCCAGCGGCTGTGGCTGGCTGAGCTGAAGCGCCTGTATGTGGAGCGGCTGCACGAGGTGACCCAGAAGGCTGAGCGCAGCGAGCGCAACCTCCAGCTGCAGCTGTTCATGGCTCAGCAGGAGCAGCGGCGCCTGCGCAAGGAGCTGCGGGCTCAGCAgggcctggctccagagcctcgGGCCCCCGGCACCCTCCCGGAGGCCGACCCCAGTGCACGACCAGAGGAGGAAGCCCGATGGGAG gtGTGCCAGAAGACAGCAGAGATTAGCCTCTTGAAGCAGCAGCTGCGGGAAGCCCAGGCAGAACTGGCCCAGAAGCTGGCCGAGATCTTCAGTCTGAAGACGCAACTTCGGGGCAGCCGTGCACAAGCCCAGGCTCAGGACGCAGAGCTGGCCCGGCTGCGAGAGGCTGTGCGCAGCTTGCAGGAGCAGGCCCCTCGGGAGGAGGCTCCAGGCAGCTGTGAGACTGATGACTGCAAGAGCAGGGGCCtgctgggggaggcaggaggcagcGAGGCCAGGGACAGTGCTGAGCAGCTGCGGGCGGAGCTGCTGCAGGAGCGACTTCGGGGCCAGGAGCAGGCACTGCGCTTTGAGCAGGAGCGGCGGACTtggcaggaggagaaggagcgTGTGCTGCGCTACCAGCGGGAGATCCAGGGGGGCTACATGGACATGTACCGCCGCAACCAGGCACTGGAGCAGGAACTTCGGGCACTGCGGGAGCCCCCCACGCCCTGGAGTCCCCGGCTCGAGTCCTCCAAGATCTGA